In Streptococcus mitis, the DNA window GAATTGGTGTAGTGACCAGTCGCAGTGGAGCCGTTATTCGAGATATTATTACGACCGTCAGCAGGCGCTTTCCAGGTGTGGACATTCTTCTCTATCCGACCAAGGTTCAAGGTGATGGAGCGGCAGAAGAAATTGCTCGAAATATTGCGCGTGCCAATCAACGGGACGATTTGGATTTGCTCATTATTGGTCGTGGTGGTGGTTCTATCGAGGATCTCTGGGCCTTTAACGAAGAAATTGTGGTACGAGCTATTTTTGAATCTCGTTTGCCAGTTATCTCTAGTGTGGGGCATGAGACAGATGTGACCTTGGCAGATTTTGTCGCAGATAGACGGGCTGCGACGCCAACAGCAGCAGCTGAACTAGCAACACCAGTGACCAAGTTGGATCTATTAGCTCATTTGCAAAATCAAGAAAAACGGATGGCAACAGCAGTCCGAAATGTTCTATCGAAGAAACAAGAAGCTTTGAAAAAATGCAGTCAGTCTGTTATCTTTAGACAACCAGAGCGCTTGTATGATGGTTATTTGCAACGCTTGGATCAACTACAACTGCGCTTAAAACAAAGTTTGCGAACACAGATTTCTGATAACAAACAGCTAGTCCAAGCAAGGACACATCAACTGGTGCAATTATCACCTGTGACCAAAATCCAACGCTATCAAGACCGCCTAGGTCAGTTGGACAAGCTTCTCCGTAGCCAAATGGCGCTGGTTTATGATGCCAAAGTTGCTGAGGTCAAGAGACTTTCAGAAGCCTTACTGATGTTGGATACCAGTCGAATTGTGGCGCGTGGCTATGCTATTGTCAAAAAAGAAGAGTCCGTTATCGATTCAGTTGAGAGTTTGAAGAAAAAAGACCAAGTGACGCTTTTGATGCGAGATGGTCAAGTAGAATTAGAGGTTAAAGATGTCAAAACAAAAGAAATTTGAGGAAAATCTTACAGAACTAGAGACTATTGTCCAAAGTTTGGAAAATGGTGAAATTGCTCTCGAAGATGCGATTGCGGCCTTTCAAAAGGGTATGGTCTTGTCAAAAGAGCTCCAAGCGACGCTGGACAAGGCTGAAAAGACCTTGGTCAAGGTCATGCAAGAAGACGGAACAGAGAGTGATTTTGAATGAGAAAGCAAGAAAAATTAGCTCTTGTCGAGTCAGCCTTGGAAGATTTTTATGGCGACCAGCAGTTTTCCTCTAGTTTGCG includes these proteins:
- the xseA gene encoding exodeoxyribonuclease VII large subunit codes for the protein MEKYLSVTTLTKYLKMKFDKDPYLERVYLTGQVSNFRKRPTHQYFSLKDDHAVIQATIWSGIYQKLGFDLEEGMKINVIGRVQVYEPSGSYSIIIEKAVPDGVGALAIQFEQLKKKLTEEGLFQERFKQPLPQFSKRIGVVTSRSGAVIRDIITTVSRRFPGVDILLYPTKVQGDGAAEEIARNIARANQRDDLDLLIIGRGGGSIEDLWAFNEEIVVRAIFESRLPVISSVGHETDVTLADFVADRRAATPTAAAELATPVTKLDLLAHLQNQEKRMATAVRNVLSKKQEALKKCSQSVIFRQPERLYDGYLQRLDQLQLRLKQSLRTQISDNKQLVQARTHQLVQLSPVTKIQRYQDRLGQLDKLLRSQMALVYDAKVAEVKRLSEALLMLDTSRIVARGYAIVKKEESVIDSVESLKKKDQVTLLMRDGQVELEVKDVKTKEI
- a CDS encoding exodeoxyribonuclease VII small subunit, which produces MSKQKKFEENLTELETIVQSLENGEIALEDAIAAFQKGMVLSKELQATLDKAEKTLVKVMQEDGTESDFE